A DNA window from Danio aesculapii chromosome 1, fDanAes4.1, whole genome shotgun sequence contains the following coding sequences:
- the LOC130232064 gene encoding fish-egg lectin-like has product MEVYQGVLLFLSCQILYTLALDCTIMNGNLKQIDAGSGSVVGVNDLNQVFVLQDDVFNPVSTSLKHFSVGPAGQLGVDKSNNIFKLMSGRFVNFPGLLKQVDAGGDQIIAGVNMNDDIFCLNMDANNQWPSSTIPWVTLNGKLKYYSCGPYSCWGVNSANNIFIMKGVSSNACSGDGTFVNIPGLLSMIEVGTDGSVFGVNYEAKLFQRVGVSRSNPAGTDWISMAACPNGHKHVSFDLGVLWVVCVDGSVRKCTL; this is encoded by the exons ATGGAGGTTTATCAGGGCGTTCTCCTGTTCTTGAGTTGCCAGATACTTTACACTCTGg CTTTAGACTGTACCATAATGAATGGTAACCTGAAGCAGATTGACGCTGGGTCTGGTTCAGTGGTTGGAGTGAACGATCTAAATCAAGTGTTTGTGCTGCAAGATGATGTCTTCAATCCGGTCAGCACATCTCTAAAGCACTTCAGTGTTGGTCCTGCTGGTCAGCTGGGTGTGGATAAATCAAACAACATCTTCAAATTGATGAGTGGCAGATTTGTTAATTTTCCAG GACTTCTCAAGCAGGTGGATGCTGGAGGTGATCAGATCATTGCAGGGGTCAATATGAATGATGACATCTTTTGTTTAAATATGGATGCTAACAACCAATGGCCATCCAGCACTATTCCTTGGGTTACCCTTAATGGAAAGCTGAAGTATTACAGCTGTGGCCCTTACAGCTGCTGGGGAGTGAACTCCGCTAACAATATCTTTATAATGAAG GGTGTGTCCAGTAATGCCTGCTCTGGGGATGGGACTTTTGTAAATATTCCTGGCCTTCTGTCCATGATTGAAGTGGGAACTGATGGCAGTGTCTTTGGTGTCAACTATGAAGCAAAACTATTCCAGAG AGTTGGTGTGAGTCGGTCTAACCCTGCTGGCACAGACTGGATCTCAATGGCTGCCTGTCCCAATGGTCACAAACATGTGTCCTTTGACCTGGGAGTGCTGTGGGTTGTCTGTGTTGATGGTTCCGTCCGTAAATGTACTTTATAA